In the genome of Coregonus clupeaformis isolate EN_2021a chromosome 1, ASM2061545v1, whole genome shotgun sequence, one region contains:
- the LOC121548993 gene encoding putative protein PTGES3L, producing the protein MAMLPKNLPRPEECQGAQTLWYDKKKYVVINFMVQNPKDVEVDIQDTYIVLSCKDVDDNNMYNHIYFYDKVMKFDSQVKVYDRSIHILIRKVKENVAWPRLQKDANLKPNWMGVDFENWRDWANEEDEGMAEYEQYVDMIQDIGNKKGGPPAMDDLDDLSD; encoded by the exons TCAAGGAGCACAGACTCTATGGTATGACAAGAAGAAATATGTCGTCATTAACTTCATGGTGCAAAACCCCAAGGATGTTGAGGTTGATATTCAGGATACTTATATAGTTTTAAG TTGCAAAGACGTTGATGACAACAACATGTACAATCACATTTACTTTTACGACAAAGTAATGAAATTC GACTCCCAAGTGAAAGTCTATGATCGCAGTATCCACATCTTGATCAGGAAGGTTAAAGAAAATGTTGCATGGCCTCGTCTTCAGAAAGATGCCAATCTCAAG CCTAATTGGATGGGTGTAGACTTCGAAAACTGGAGAGACTGGGCGAACGAAGAGGATGAGGGAATGGCGGAGTACGAACAATATGTGGAT ATGATTCAGGATATAGGGAACAAGAAAGGAGGGCCACCTGCGATGGATGATCTTGATGATCTG